A portion of the Rhodococcus pseudokoreensis genome contains these proteins:
- a CDS encoding transketolase-like TK C-terminal-containing protein → MTATTSFANQHTPIAGDNSETLRVIEERVLWLATSMIHHANRVRPNPTGLKVGGHQASCASIATIMTSLWFEQLRPGDRVSVKPHASPVLHSINYLLGELDEKYLTTLREFGGLQSYPSRAKDPDPVDYSTGSVGIGATAPIWGAIARRYVDTTIGGAGTGRQYSLVGDAELDEGAVWEAILDTSVAELGEIVWIVDLNRQSLDRVVPNIAAGRLEAMFSAAGWQVLTVKFGTLLESLFTRAGGPALRTRILDMPNPEYQRLLRCGAEELRRRLPGDGTDASAIAALIADLDDATLLRAIRNLGGHDLDALRAAYARIDDTRPTVIIAYTIKGRGLPTQGHPQNHSSLLTVEQYQQLAAELGMDPNDPWARFAADSVPGRVCAATAETLTRKKVELATPPAVPADIGRTPSGTSTTQAALGRALLDLSREAPEAAKRVVTVSPDVSSTTNLAGWLNKVGVWSPNERRNWFDDDAETIMHWREKPTGQHMELGIAETNLVGLMGELGATWSRWGQPLFPIGVMYDPFVERALEPWSYGIYAGGQSILVGTPSGVTLAAEGGAHQSIKTPSIGLEQPGCVSFEPAFAIDTEWTLLDSIGRLGRPDGSSSYLRLSTRPVDQTLANVPSDPAARERRRRQVVAGAYSLRHAENPVVTLVGMGAVITETLTAADRLAEQGIAADVVCVTSAGLLFEAVQARRGLTEGSSWILDQVFPAGRAAPMVTVLDGHPHTLAFLTGINRVPGAALGVSRFGQVGSLDDVYRYHGIDTDSIVRAALDLTD, encoded by the coding sequence CGTCGTGTGCGTCGATCGCGACGATCATGACGTCACTGTGGTTCGAACAACTCCGGCCGGGGGACCGGGTGTCCGTGAAACCGCACGCGTCGCCGGTGCTGCACTCCATCAACTACCTGCTGGGGGAATTGGACGAGAAGTACCTGACGACGCTGCGGGAGTTCGGCGGCCTGCAGTCCTACCCGTCGCGGGCGAAAGATCCCGATCCGGTGGACTATTCGACCGGCTCCGTCGGCATCGGTGCGACGGCCCCGATCTGGGGTGCCATCGCCCGGCGTTACGTCGACACCACCATCGGCGGCGCCGGCACGGGCCGGCAGTACTCCCTGGTCGGCGACGCGGAACTGGACGAGGGTGCGGTGTGGGAGGCGATCCTGGACACCTCCGTCGCCGAACTCGGCGAGATCGTGTGGATCGTCGATCTGAACCGGCAGTCCCTCGACCGGGTGGTCCCCAACATCGCCGCCGGCCGGCTCGAGGCGATGTTCTCCGCCGCCGGGTGGCAGGTGCTGACCGTGAAGTTCGGGACCCTGCTCGAATCGCTGTTCACCCGGGCCGGTGGTCCGGCGCTGCGGACCCGGATTTTGGACATGCCGAACCCGGAGTACCAGCGGCTGCTGCGCTGCGGCGCGGAGGAACTGCGTCGTCGTTTGCCCGGTGACGGCACGGACGCTTCGGCGATCGCGGCCCTGATCGCCGACCTGGATGACGCCACCCTGCTGCGGGCGATCCGCAACCTCGGCGGCCACGACCTCGACGCGCTGCGAGCGGCGTATGCGCGGATCGACGACACCCGGCCGACGGTGATCATCGCCTACACCATCAAGGGCCGCGGCCTGCCGACGCAGGGGCATCCGCAGAATCATTCGTCGTTGCTGACGGTGGAGCAGTACCAGCAGTTGGCGGCCGAACTGGGGATGGACCCGAACGATCCGTGGGCGCGGTTCGCCGCCGATAGTGTGCCCGGCCGGGTGTGCGCGGCCACCGCGGAGACGTTGACGCGCAAGAAGGTCGAACTCGCCACCCCGCCCGCCGTCCCCGCCGACATCGGCCGTACCCCGTCCGGGACGTCGACGACGCAGGCGGCGCTGGGGCGGGCGTTGCTGGATTTGTCGCGTGAGGCCCCGGAGGCGGCGAAGCGGGTGGTCACGGTCAGCCCGGACGTGTCGTCGACGACGAACCTGGCGGGGTGGTTGAACAAGGTGGGGGTGTGGTCGCCGAACGAGCGCCGCAACTGGTTCGACGACGACGCCGAGACGATCATGCACTGGCGGGAGAAGCCGACCGGGCAGCACATGGAGTTGGGGATCGCGGAAACGAACCTGGTGGGGTTGATGGGGGAGTTGGGGGCCACGTGGAGTCGGTGGGGGCAGCCGTTGTTCCCGATCGGGGTGATGTACGACCCGTTCGTCGAACGGGCCCTCGAGCCGTGGTCGTACGGGATTTATGCGGGTGGTCAGTCGATCCTGGTCGGCACCCCGTCCGGAGTCACCCTCGCCGCGGAGGGTGGGGCGCATCAGTCGATCAAGACGCCGTCGATCGGGCTCGAGCAGCCGGGGTGTGTGAGTTTCGAGCCGGCGTTCGCGATCGACACCGAATGGACGTTGCTCGACAGCATCGGCCGGTTGGGTCGCCCGGATGGGTCGTCGTCGTATCTGCGGCTCTCGACGCGTCCGGTGGATCAGACCCTCGCGAATGTTCCGTCGGATCCGGCGGCGCGGGAACGTCGCCGCCGGCAGGTCGTCGCCGGCGCATACAGCCTGCGGCACGCAGAGAATCCGGTGGTGACGTTGGTGGGGATGGGTGCGGTGATCACCGAAACCCTGACTGCGGCGGACAGGTTGGCGGAGCAGGGCATTGCTGCGGATGTGGTGTGTGTGACCAGTGCGGGACTGTTGTTCGAGGCGGTGCAGGCGCGGCGGGGTCTGACCGAGGGGTCGTCGTGGATTTTGGATCAGGTGTTCCCGGCGGGGCGGGCGGCGCCGATGGTGACCGTTCTGGACGGGCACCCGCACACTTTGGCGTTCCTGACCGGCATCAACCGGGTGCCCGGGGCGGCGCTGGGGGTCAGCAGGTTCGGGCAGGTCGGGTCCCTCGACGACGTGTACCGGTATCACGGCATCGACACCGACAGCATCGTCCGCGCCGCCCTCGACCTCACC